From one Salmo salar chromosome ssa09, Ssal_v3.1, whole genome shotgun sequence genomic stretch:
- the alms1 gene encoding uncharacterized protein alms1 isoform X1 — translation MEPQELTSPADINRRTESWFHLPAEEDRSQFLGLEFQDSRLSPALALLPEYDFSGYSLFQQTTDLEFAPLRGSPYVSVASERFLTPRAKKGSNGVVQPSDPHRASLSQHPLAYTSTLSEHPLGHTSTLSQSEEMASSCCSLSEHSMSPGDGLGQPEEDRYPVTVRDNEGQKTHRSGTRTSLLDPDRPLAVLPDDSASFLSGDIPARKLLELLQKDVGMPSGSSSAVSSVSEISLNRINFFGGESRSDSCVSKPDCLREERNVSQRVQPNVSPELQPDVSPELQPDVSPELQPDVSPELQPDISPPVTGRREGPQGGASVSPENTEKLKSKQSSRMSEISNITIRSLSSQPDESSNALRRQLCSELEKSLDSEPGAESQGGASRGPITSLHSEVNTPDIVTNRPNVSTTGSTKGRLSVTRGLLASVLGQGAGVGAQFSAGFSVERGHRERDLWSSGNQTGIEPDVSFLSLLPQPVSQSTPGVFLHAPVRSSTKMSALTFNMEVSQRSSDSRVSPQPAVVTLPDRHIPVQDPLLPARETVQEPSGRSHHSLPSLNYLQKVDAWKTNQSSNKMSFYDNLSLQGFSGVFPKQKAYDAVSDSLTRMLTLPQLGNQTLSRCESGPSSPTRGEAAGSGLPEREDTVRPVGGPSPLCRSQSHSSLNTVVTSIQRAHRAQTHTDQDSSQTQTEEESAPGQPREFEKNQGVSDRVQSGGGPKQPSHFISLGRFSNVSSNRDVLSSSQDSGHSGQNFEVSVRAASSSVVSLGVDNYAPYWSSKPSSPHKERELNIEERIPMYLHNLGIDQSPSTILNPFGPRGPIREPEFSPTDLCTIKGSTATGTPTKSTQPSEGDSPHKGEFSRSSLLSVASSMSLPLSVDSLHLYPIRSQAENTRGCMSSSPGPDRDRSPSQGSLRMALCPLDISVENTELQDSQQDSHCLQPSSPAPQSTQPLDLHIYQLPAPQSNHQKYPGLLPDLQSSEQHQRDRRVNVSTQAAIEMAGRLESSADSLSQYRDRVKNSLSQYKDGDRDSLYSDRDMDEDILSQYRDMDRDVLSQYRDGAVASCPQVNTTMDRSNPDDSFVGSQTLQDIRLLLGRAENIVSGGSTSSGASSHLLHSNDDILLLSLRRKMEGFQDSSFTSSSGGAGVGDPRSHSSLLWARSSSDSMLPADRKRDEERESSAYSGEGHVRLTREAEQLSTPAREESGRLLRDSEHYGRPQDSSENREHYGRPPQDSSEDREHYGRPPQDSSEDREHYGRPPQDISGSSSTFLLTESVRRAEPEGCSAGLSDTRIGPVLLSVMPVSQPGPSLGDAGGGKLQQAPTTTMGGGNTVQVAPAEGNSSSSSFSCPVGSEQGFGGLSEPARGGDQGGDALSDGGGSSSSGGSSLAARVARLLQSESPATVVSLSSRASTATSDLEESRAREWLRLKVSGQQCETLELNTVDRQRIEEIKREILFNHPLKSQRSMDTDSSSASSLVGPGGQPPSLPQPEEQLDGEQQQFRALRAAEDCLSHQLQQLSGNPFDDSVELRTPLRQDLEARVRQIALREGIYVLPRTHLPPLTSITIATSRRSPLPEPLQVSQFTLDGVSQPTVQGWLPQTQQQERESNATSTPCSVSRDSTTTTGSQANSSSLYPRDRKTRLGQERGQERGQEPGQVESQLPGRDQENHFTGPPHSAAPLPLTPGMYGQMSCSHPDVGRPGSIMGSGEDWVSGAWTTRTGYVSHLHLTLSPGPKGAEERSRRLLSFAPVRHSSAVSSSIDVDKSPSYAPEPSPANQTGSQENRDPICRQGQETADASAQITTGTSTATSTFPQCFTPPQRLTGTGPSRQAALSVLLPYKPHGSEMFYVSQTHPDPQLSPVRSDSIGESTHPGSDDAVPPRFNIEILGSREQQVDKVVDRGVNIKHTEGIYSKRLRLGENYSMERTGTTVPLDEGQPMIDQHATQSKFFSHVTGGLTRGPAVPSTTTRGPAIPSTTTRGPAIPSTTTRGPAIPTTTTRGPAVPTTTTRGPAVPTTTTRGPAVPTTTTRGPAVPSTTTRGPAVPSTTTRGPAVPSTTTRGPAVPSTTTRGPAIPTTTTRGPAVPSTTTRGPAVPSTTTRGPAVPTTTTRGPAIPTTTTRGPSGATRDHGTSITTSTHTQGVPDTDRPVQPSLRCSLEVGEEELEVFQPLHVEMDYSSLDLHHHFPKTHPTHHLHMDHQISNIHLVRTSAPDPGMEREPGRQDHSLARRCGSTLDQLWRRFSERWSLEEARPTNEREASLLERLERLSRLIHSTGNSAPPEPEPRQQTDTTEQDGGGRRRERKSGRKEEERRREGVEEGRRREGVEEGRRRREKSNSGRSDPDAKANQAKASVPRQAWELQDEEPQPAEGEDCSASYSSSPSHRPARSQYLCPAERESSGSISGETSSSMSTIDTARLVRAFGAHRVRGLNTGGTSSSHRTSHSLSKLYSTILQQRQSKEQRRGRSRETPHVPSESTGTDDSVIPADSASSTSTYTLPSHRGPSHSKKAVKHVSKGVQAGDLEIVSNGTRRHTRDVGTTFPSPGSARGARVLPSSHSGSKRVRAGDRSPQKTKRKMSQPFAKPYYPQGVSWYIPAENLRAEGRKENKPEQQPPRGPAWFEPYSRTTRPWREPLRQRQIQDRERLTDRLQTNQLEADRDRPNERQHIKHSVITPPGPEPTGNAPAALVRISLQEALELRRPEFVSRSRERVKRLVLQVEERKLQVVFSRERNDLFNQPRRPGRLSQPAGTAVFQRAVPKKELVQRSKQMYEQLPEVQRRREEEKRREEYRSYRLNAQLYNKRITNRVLGRQTPWQ, via the exons CATCCTCTGGGTCACACCTCCACCCTGTCTCAGTCAGAGGAGATGGCCAGTAGCTGCTGCTCCCTGTCCGAACACAGCATGTCCCCTGGTGACGGGTTGGGACAACCAGAGGAGGACCGCTACCCAGTCACCGTCAGGGATAACGAGGGGCAGAAGACTCATCGTTCTGGG ACACGTACCAGTCTCCTTGACCCAGACAGACCTCTGGCCGTGCTCCCTGACGACAGCGCTTCCTTCCTCAGCGGGGACATCCCTGCTAGAAAGCTGCTGGAGCTGCTCCAGAAGGACGTCGGCATGCCCAGCGGTAGCAGCAgtgctgtctcctctgtctctgagaTCTCTCTCAACAGGATTAACTTCTTTGGGGGAGAATCCAGGAGTGACAGCTGTGTTTCCAAACCAGACTgcttgagagaagagaggaatgtGAGCCAAAGAGTGCAGCCCAACGTCTCACCCGAGCTGCAGCCCGACGTCTCACCCGAGCTGCAGCCCGACGTCTCACCCGAGCTGCAGCCCGACGTCTCACCCGAGCTGCAGCCTGACATCTCACCACCAGTCACAGGGAGAAGAGAAGGCCCTCAAGGAGGAGCCTCCGTCTCACCCGAGAACACGGAGAAACTCAAAAGTAAACAGTCTTCACGGATGTCTGAAATTTCCAACATCACCATCCGTTCCCTAAGCAGCCAGCCGGATGAAAGCAGTAATGCGCTCCGCAGGCAGCTCTGCTCGGAGCTAGAGAAGAGTCTGGACTCTGAGCCTGGAGCAGAGTCCCAGGGAGGTGCCAGCCGTGGGCCCATAACCTCCTTACACAGTGAAGTCAACACACCTGACATTGTCACCAATAGACCTAACGTTTCAACCACTGGATCCACCAAAGGGAGGTTGAGCGTGACCAGAGGGCTACTGGCCAGTGTGTTAGGTCAAGGGGCTGGGGTCGGGGCCCAGTTTTCAGCAGGATTCAGTGTGGAGCGAGGACATAGGGAGAGAGACCTCTGGTCCTCAGGGAATCAGACAGGCATAGAACCAGACGTTTCGTTCCTGAGCCTCCTCCCTCAGCCCGTGTCCCAGTCCACCCCAGGTGTGTTCCTCCACGCTCCAGTCAGATCCAGCACTAAGATGTCTGCCCTCACCTTTAACATGGAGGTCTCTCAGCGTTCCTCAGACTCCAGAGTCTCGCCCCAGCCTGCTGTAGTCACCCTGCCTGATAGACACATCCCTGTCCAGGACCCCCTTCTGCCtgccagagagacagtacaggagCCCTCAGGAAGAAGCCACCATTCTCTCCCCAGTCTCAACTACCTACAGAAGGTTGATGCCTGGAAGACCAACCAGAGTTCAAACAAGATGTCGTTCTATGACAACCTGTCTCTTCAGGGTTTCTCCGGGGTCTTTCCCAAGCAGAAGGCCTACGATGcagtctctgactctctgacccgTATGCTGACTCTTCCACAGCTGGGCAACCAGACCCTCAGCAGGTGTGAATCTGGACCCTCCTCCCCTACCAGAGGGGAGGCAGCAGGTAGTGGTCTTCccgagagagaggacacagtccGGCCTGTAGGAGGGCCATCCCCCCTATGCAGGTCTCAGTCCCACTCCTCCCTTAACACAGTGGTCACGTCTATCCAGAGAGCTCAccgtgcacagacacacactgaccaggacagcagtcagacacagacagaggaggagagtgctCCAGGCCAGCCCAGAGAGTTTGAGAAAAACCAGGGAGTGTCAGACAGGGTTCAGTCAGGAGGTGGACCTAAACAGCCCTCTCACTTCATCAGCCTGGGACGCTTCAGTAACGTGTCATCAAACCGAGACGTCCTCTCCAGTTCCCAGGACAGTGGTCACAGTGGGCAGAACTTTGAGGTGTCCGTCAGGGctgcttcttcttctgtggtcaGTCTGGGGGTGGATAACTATGCCCCGTACTGGTCCTCCAAACCTTCCTCACCACACAAGGAGAGGGAGCTCAACATTGAAGAAAGGATTCCG ATGTACCTTCACAACCTTGGGATCGACCAATCTCCTTCTACGATCCTCAATCCCTTTGGACCTCGAGGGCCAATCAGAGAGCCAGAGTTCTCTCCCACTGATCTGTGCACCATAAAGGGATCCACAGCAACTGGCACTCCAACCAAGAGCACACAGCCTTCTgaag GCGACAGCCCTCATAAAGGAGAGTTCTCCAGGTCCAGCCTGCTGTCTGTGGCCTCAAGCATGTCCCTACCTCTCAGTGTGGACAGCCTCCATCTCTATCCCATAAGGAGCCAGGCAGAGAACACCAGGGGCTGCATGTCCTCCTCTCCgggaccagacagagacagatctcCCAGCCAGGGCAGTCTGAGGATGGCCCTCTGCCCCCTGGATATCTCAGTGGAGAACACAGAGCTCCAGGACTCCCAGCAGGATTCTCACTGCCTCCAGCCATCCTCCCCTGCACCACAGTCCACCCAGCCCCTTGACCTCCACATCTACCAGCTCCCTGCACCACAGTCCAATCATCAAAAGTACCCTGGCTTGCTTCCGGACCTACAGTCCTCTGAGCAAcatcagagagacagaagagTTAATGTCTCTACCCAGGCTGCTATAGAGATGGCAGGGAGGCTTGAGTCCAGTGCTGACAGCTTATCTCAGTACAGAGACAGGGTCAAAAACAGCTTATCTCAATACaaagatggagacagagacagtttatacagtgacagagacatggacgAAGACATCTTGTCTCAGTacagagacatggacagagaCGTCTTGTCTCAGTACAGAGACGGAGCAGTAGCATCCTGTCCCCAGGTTAACACCACCATGGATCGTAGTAATCCTGACGATTCCTTCGTAGGCTCCCAGACTCTTCAGGACATTAGGCTTTTGTTGGGTCGGGCTGAAAACATTGTGTCGGGCGGGTCCACCTCCTCTGGCgcctcctcccacctcctccactctaacgacgacatcctgctcctctctctcaggaggaagatggagggatTCCAGGActcctccttcacctcctcctctgGTGGGGCCGGGGTAGGGGACCCGAGGAGTCACTCCTCATTGCTTTGGGCCCGCTCCTCCTCTGACTCCATGCTGCCGGCAGATaggaagagagatgaggagagggagagctcTGCCTACAGCGGGGAAGGTCATGTCAGGCTAACCAGAGAAGCAGAGCAGCTGTCCACACCCGCCAGAGAGGAGTCTGGGAGACTACTACGGGACAGTGAGCATTATGGGAGACCTCAGGACAGTTCTGAAAACAGAGAGCATTATGGGAGACCACCACAGGACAGTTCTGAAGACAGAGAGCATTATGGGAGACCACCACAGGACAGCTCTGAAGACAGAGAGCATTATGGGAGACCACCACAGGACATCTCTGGCAGTAGCTCCACTTTCCTCCTGACCGAATCCGTGCGGAGGGCGGAACCTGAGGGCTGCAGTGCCGGCCTCTCGGACACGAGGATTGGCCCTGTGCTGTTGTCAGTTATGCCGGTCAGCCAACCTGGTCCCTCATTGGGTGATGCTGGCGGTGGCAAGCTGCAACAGGCTCCAACAACAACAATGGGAGGAGGGAACACAGTGCAGGTGGCTCCAGCAGAGGGAAACTCTTCCTCTTCTTCGTTCTCCTGTCCCGTGGGCTCTGAGCAAGGGTTTGGAGGTCTGTCTGAGCCGGCCCGAGGTGGGGATCAGGGTGGAGATGCTCTGAGTGATggtggcggcagcagcagcagcggcggtaGTTCCCTAGCAGCCAGGGTAGCCAGGCTGCTCCAGAGTGAGTCCCCGGCTACGGTGGTGTCCCTGTCCAGCCGAGCCAGTACCGCCACCTCAGACCTGGAGGAAAGCAGAGCAAGAG AGTGGCTGAGGCTGAAGGTGTCTGGGCAGCAGTGTGAAACTCTGGAGCTCAACACGGTGGACAGACAACGCAtagaagagataaagagagagatactCTTTAATCACCCACTAAAG AGCCAGAGGAGCATGGACACGGACAGCAGTAGTGCGTCCAGCCTTGTAGGTCCAGGGGGCCAGCCTCCCTCCCTACCCCAGCCTGAGGAgcagttggatggggagcagcAGCAGTTCAGGGCCCTGAGGGCAGCAGAGGACTGTCTGTCCCACCAGCTACAGCAGTTGAGCGGGAATCCGTTTGACGACAGCGTTGAGCTGCGTACCCCTCTAAGGCAGGACCTAGAGGCCCGGGTCAGACAGATCGCCCTCCGAGAGGGGATATACGTCCTCCCTAGAACTCACCTTCCACCCCTCACCTCCATCACCATTGCCACCTCCCGCCGCTCCCCTCTCCCCGAGCCTCTACAGGTGTCCCAGTTCACCTTAGATGGGGTCTCCCAACCCACAGTGCAGGGGTGGCTACCTCAGACACAGCAGCAGGAGAGGGAGAGCAACGCCACCTCAACACCCTGCTCCGTGTCCAGAGACTCAACCACCACGACTGGATCACAGGCCAACAGCAGCAGTCTGTAccccagagacagaaagacacgcCTGGGCCAGGAGCGGGGCCAGGAGCGGGGCCAGGAGCCGGGCCAGGTAGAATCCCAG CTGCCTGGTAGAGACCAAGAGAACCACTTTACTGGTCCCCCCCACTCCGCAGCTCCTCTCCCTCTGACCCCAGGCATGTACGGACAGATGTCCTGTTCTCACCCCGACGTAGGGCGTCCTGGGTCCATCATGGGTTCTGGAGAAGACTGGGTCTCTGGAGCTTGGACCACCAGGACGGGTTATGTCTCCCACCTCCACCTCACCCTTTCCCCTGGTCCTAAAGGGGCTGAAGAGAGGTCCCGGAGACTTCTGTCCTTTGCTCCTGTCAGACACTCCTCTGCTGTCTCCAGCAGTATTGACGTAGACAAGAGCCCAAGTTACGCCCCCGAGCCTTCCCCGGCCAATCAGACGGGGTCGCAGGAGAACAGAGATCCGATTTGTAGACAGGGGCAGGAGACGGCCGACGCCTCAGCCCAGATCACCACGGGAACGTCAACGGCAACCTCCACCTTCCCACAATGCTTCACACCTCCCCAGAGGCTGACTGGTACCGGTCCGTCTAGGCAGGCGGCGCTGTCGGTTCTGTTGCCATATAAGCCACACGGTAGTGAGATGTTCTACGTATCCCAGACACATCCTGACCCACAGCTTTCCCCGGTACGGTCTGACTCCATCGGGGAGAGTACCCACCCAG gCTCGGACGACGCGGTGCCCCCTCGCTTCAACATAGAGATCCTGGGGTCACGAGAGCAGCAGGTGGACAAGGTGGTGGACAGGGGGGTCAACATCAAACACACAGAGGGTATCTACAGCAAGAGACTAAGACTGGGAGAAAACTACAGTATGGAGAGGACAG GTACCACGGTGCCATTGGATGAAGGCCAACCAATGATTGACCAGCATGCTACACAGTCAAAATTCTTCTCTCATGTCACAGGAGGGTTAACCAGAGGACCTGCTGTACCATCCACCACCACTAGAGGACCTGCTATTCCATCCACCACCACTAGAGGTCCTGCTATACCATCCACCACCACTAGAGGTCCTGCTATACCAACCACCACAACTAGAGGTCCTGCTGttccaaccaccaccactagagGTCCTGCTGttccaaccaccaccactagagGTCCTGCTGttccaaccaccaccactagagGTCCTGCTGTACCATCCACCACCACTAGAGGTCCTGCTGTACCATCCACCACCACTAGAGGTCCTGCTGTACCATCCACCACCACTAGAGGTCCTGCTGTACCATCCACCACCACTAGAGGTCCTGCTAttccaaccaccaccactagagGTCCTGCTGTACCATCCACCACCACTAGAGGTCCTGCTGTACCATCCACCACCACTAGAGGTCCTGCtgtaccaaccaccaccactagagGTCCTGCtataccaaccaccaccactagagGACCATCTGGGGCCACGAGGGACCATGGAACCTCAATCACCACGTCCACACACACCCAGGGGGTCCCAGACACAGACCGCCCTGTCCAGCCCTCCCTTCGCTGCAGCCTGGAGGTGGGGGAAGAGGAGCTGGAGGTGTTTCAGCCTCTGCATGTAGAGATGGACTATAGTTCTCTGGACCTCCACCATCACTTCCCCAAAACCCACCCAACTCACCATCTCCACATGGACCACCAGATCTCCAACATCCACCTTGTCCGAACCTCAGCCCCTGACCCAGGGATGGAGCGAGAGCCAGGAAGGCAGGACCACAGTCTAGCCCGGCGGTGTGGCAGCACTCTGGACCAATTGTGGCGCAGGTTCAGTGAGAGGTGGAGCCTGGAGGAAGCCCGGCCCACCAATGAGAGAGAGGCGTCCCTGCTGGAACGTCTGGAGCGTCTGTCTCGCCTCATCCACAGCACCGGGAACTCCGCCCCGCCAGAACCAGAACCAAGGCAGCAGACTGACACCACAGAACAagacggaggagggaggagaagagaacgAAAGAGTGgtaggaaggaggaagagaggagaagagaaggtgtggaggaagggaggagaagagaaggtgtGGAGGAAGGGAGGCGTAGGAGAGAGAAGAGTAACAGTGGACGGAGCGATCCCGATGCTAAAGCTAACCAGGCTAAGGCTAGTGTTCCGCGCCAGGCCTGGGAGCTGCAGGATGAGGAGCCCCAGCCCGCAGAGGGGGAGGACTGCTCAGCCTCTTACAGTTCTAGCCCCTCCCACCGCCCGGCCCGCAGCCAGTACCTGtgtccagcagagagagagagttctgggAGCATCTCAGGGGAGACCAGCAGCTCCATGTCTACAATAGACACAGCTCGACTGGTGAGGGCTTTCGGAGCCCATCGGGTCAGAGGGCTGAATACAGGAG GGACTAGTTCCAGTCACAGGACCAGCCACAGCCTTAGTAAACTGTACAGCACCATCCTCCAGCAGAGGCAGAgcaaggagcagaggagagggagatccaGAGAGACTCCTCATGTCCCATCAGAGTCTACTGGCACTGATGACTCTGTA ATTCCAGCTGACTCTGCATCATCCACCAGCACCTACACCCTCCCCTCGCATCGTGGCCCCTCCCACTCCAAGAAGGCAGTCAAACATGTCAGCAAAGGCGTACAGGCAG GGGACCTGGAGATTGTGAGTAACGGAACACGTCGCCACACCCGTGACGTTGGCACAACGTTCCCCTCGCCAGGCTCAGCCAGGGGTGCCAGGGTGCTCCCCTCCTCACACTCTGGTAGCAAGAGGGTTAGAGCGGGGGACAGGAGCCCTCAGAAAACCAAGAGGAAGATGAGCCAACCCTTTGCCAAGCCCTATTACCCTCAAG GTGTATCATGGTACATCCCTGCTGAGAACCTGAGAGCCGAGGGCAGGAAGGAGAACAAGCCAGAGCAGCAGCCTCCCCGGGGCCCGGCCTGGTTTGAACCCTACAGCAGAACCACCCGGCCCTGGAGAGAACCGCTCAGACAGAGACAAATACAGGACAG ggagagactgacagacagactacagaccaaTCAGCTGGAGGCTGACCGGGACAGACCCAATGAGAGGCAGCACATCAAGCACAGCGTCATCACCCCTCCTGGGCCTGAACCCACTGGCAACGCCCCCGCCGCTCTGGTCCgaatctctctccag GAAGCTCTGGAGCTGCGTCGGCCAGAGTTTGTGTCTCGTTCTCGTGAGAGGGTGAAGCGTCTGGTGCtgcaggtggaggagaggaagctgCAGGTTGTCTTTAGCAGAGAGAGAAATGATCTCTTCAACCAACCCAGAAGACCTGGGAGACTGTCCCAACCCGCAG GCACAGCGGTGTTTCAAAGAGCCGTTCCAAAGAAGGAGCTGGTGCAGCGGTCGAAACA GATGTATGAGCAGCTGCCAGAGgtgcagaggaggagagaggaggagaagaggagagaggagtaccGCTCTTACAGACTCAATGCTCAGCTCTACAACAAG AGAATCACCAACAGAGTCCTGGGCAGACAAACACCCTGGCAGTGA